One segment of bacterium DNA contains the following:
- a CDS encoding NAD-dependent epimerase/dehydratase family protein: MLTLMNVLVTGGTGALGHHVVERLRGSGHRARILSRRPGEGDDWVQGDLATGAGLEQAVTGMDAIVHAGSNASQPRKYHDTDVLGTRRLLAMAREARVRHVVYVSIVGMEGVVYPYYRHKLAAEAVMRENIVPWSILRATQFHTLMELFLERFSTLPGLTTVPFGWRFQPVDTHDVAARLVEVVAGSPAGLLPDFGGPEVRDFKSIAQSWLAAKELRKHLVNLWLPFRFSRQFAEGRLLCPEHADGTITFEQYLAAKYPARA; this comes from the coding sequence ATGTTGACCCTCATGAATGTCCTGGTCACCGGCGGCACGGGCGCGCTCGGCCATCACGTCGTGGAGCGGCTGCGCGGGTCCGGACATCGCGCGCGCATCCTCAGCCGCAGGCCCGGGGAGGGCGATGATTGGGTGCAGGGCGACCTCGCCACCGGCGCGGGCCTCGAGCAGGCGGTGACGGGGATGGACGCGATCGTCCATGCCGGCTCCAACGCATCTCAACCGCGGAAATACCACGACACCGACGTCCTCGGCACGCGCCGGCTGCTGGCCATGGCGCGCGAAGCGCGGGTGCGGCACGTCGTCTATGTCTCGATCGTCGGCATGGAGGGCGTCGTCTATCCGTACTACAGACACAAGCTCGCGGCGGAAGCCGTGATGCGGGAGAACATCGTGCCGTGGTCGATCCTGCGGGCGACGCAGTTTCACACTCTCATGGAGCTCTTCCTCGAACGCTTCTCGACCCTCCCCGGCCTCACCACGGTGCCGTTCGGGTGGCGGTTCCAACCCGTCGACACCCACGACGTCGCCGCGCGCCTGGTCGAGGTGGTCGCCGGCAGCCCTGCCGGCCTGCTCCCCGACTTCGGCGGTCCTGAGGTGAGGGATTTCAAGAGCATCGCCCAGTCGTGGCTGGCGGCAAAAGAGTTGCGCAAGCACCTCGTCAACCTGTGGCTGCCGTTCAGGTTCAGCCGTCAGTTCGCCGAAGGCCGCTTGCTCTGCCCCGAACATGCGGACGGCACGATCACCTTCGAGCAGTACCTGGCCGCCAAGTACCCCGCACGAGCATGA